TACCTGATTGTCCGGGCTGCCGGGGACACCTCTGTTTTGGGGAGTCACTGGTAACTCCCTGGAAGCTCCaaatggggatggggtgggacggccgggcccggcggctgCTGGGGGGCGAGCAGCAGCGTGTCCTTTCACTGGAGAACCCAAAGTGCTTTGGGGACATTCACTCAGCCTCACAGCATCTCCCGGGAGGTaggggcagggctgtccccggcggGTGGCAGAGGCAAACGGCTGAGCAGGGGGTCACCTCATTGGGGAGCCCGCACCGGGGGGGGCTGGCTCTCCTGTCCTCGCTGGGCTGGAGCGGAGCCCGTCTGCGGCCACCGGCCCGTTGTGTGCTTCTGGGGGTCCAGGGCAGGGGCAGtgtgcttttggggggggggaggcaccggCCCTGGGCTTCAGCTATTGCTCTCGGAGTGAAGGTACGGTCAGTGTGGCTGGTGCCCACCACGGCGGGGGCTCTTTGGCTGGTGGGACGTAAGGGGTTGTGGGACACAgggggctggtgggcagcagggatGCCCCCAGCCAGCGCGGGCAAGTGCGGGGCTGGCGAAGGCACAGCCAGCCCGGTCTTGAGAGGGAACTGCCAACCTTCTGCTTGTGCCGGGGCCGCTTCTCCCAGTAAGAACTGGGCCGAGACTCCCCCCGCAGTTCCCTTcccacagggctggcagggaccggCCGGAGGGATGCTCCCTCcatggggagctgctggctcctctTCTTCCAGTCTGGTAACTGGGAGGGAGATGAACGAGAAACCAGTGGGCTGAGGACAGGCAGCCCTTGGCCACGAGACACAAGAGGGTCCCGGTGACCCGGGCACCGTCCTCCCCCCTGCTGAGCACGGGGccagggtgaggagcagcagggatggaCGGCGGCACTGGCCGGGCTCTGCCGGGGTCTCTCGCTCCAGCAGGAGCCCGCTCGAAGCCAAGGAGAAGCCGAGGTTGATGTCTACGACTATGGTTTCCCACCAGCCAGAAGAGCCGCCTGCCCGGGGGCACCATCCCACACCGGGCACCCCCCGGCACGGCGGATGGGCCCTTGGAGGGGCTCTAGTAGGGGGCAAAGACGATGGGGCCCGGCGTGGTGCGGACGTGGGCTGGCGGCGTCCGGAAAAGGGCTGGTCCAAGGATGGGGGCTTGGAAGAGGGTGGTGGCGGCGGCCGGTCTGAGGGCGAGGGGGCCAGGCATGGCGCAGATGGCAGCCGTGGTGAGCGGGCTGGGCAGGAAGCGGGTGGCCAGGGTTTTGGTGAGATGCTTCTGCAAAGCCAGCTTGgactgtggggaggaggagagacaccatgagcccccagccccagctccccgcaTCAGCCCGGGCCCACGCTCGCTCTCGGCTGAGCTCTTGGAACATCTTCCCAGTGaatccagccccagcccaggatgCCCCCATCGCGGTGGCCTCCCCAAGAAGGTCCCTCAGCCCCACCACCCCGACCCAGAGACCTGCCCTGGCTTTTTTGCCCCGTTCCCTGCAGCCGTGCTTCCCTCTGGAGCCCTGGGATGTTGCTTTCTGCCCAACTCTCACTGCGTGTCTCTGCAAACCAGCACCTCGGCCGGGTGTAACTGAGCCACGCCAGCCCCGAGCACCCAACCATCACAGCTCTCCCGTTCCGGAATCACAAAAAAAGGTGGAAGAATCACCAGTGCTGCCCTTGCGGATGCTGCTGCCAGAGCGCTCGCGCTATTCCCAGGCTTTCCTTCCCCATAATACAGACTGGGAACTCCTCTCCCCAGTacagccccccctccccttggACCCGAGGATGGGAACCGAGGCTTGAGGAGAAGCAGCCCCTGTGTCTCACTGCAGGATGTGGCTGACATGGCACCCGGGGGTTCGGAGGGCAAACCGGGCGGGTAATTTGCAGGCAGACAGGTACCTTGAGAATACTCACTGCGAGGGCAGCGTTCTTCTGCAGCTTGTTGTAGGGGCTGTACTTGGGCTTGGGCGGCTTCCCCGCCAGCCGGTCTTTGTGCCTCCGGCTGTTCATGTGCTGGCGGAGGAGAACAGCCCGGTCACCCGCAGCCAAGACAGGGGCCATCCATCCCCTTCTCACAGGGGACCACCAGGCACCCCTTCCCCCGAGCCCCCGGTGCCCGTGCAGAGGGGTCCGCACGCCCGCGCCCGGTGTCCCTGCGCTCCCAGGCCTGGCGGGGTcacctgtttgagctgggtctcCGAGTTCACGTAGATCTCACACACTTGGCAGTGGAACGCCTTGTTCTGGATGTTGATGCTGCCCTTGTTGCCGATCCGCTTGGACTTGTGCCCTGCCCGGGAGAGGAGCTTGCCTCGGCCTCGCCGCATCTGGGTGCCGTGACCTTCCAGCATCGACTTGTGCTTGGCGcctggtggcagaggggacagaggggacactcACCAAACTCTGACTTTGCAAACAGTCCCCGCGCTGTGCCGAGTGCCGCGGCAGCAGGAAAGGTGCCCTTAGAGCAACCCGCCCACAgcgctgtgtcccccccatcccataGGACCCCCATGTCtccccctccctgtgcccagTGGAGGGGACACGGAGATTCCCAGGAATCCAGACTCTTCCCGGGGATGTAGCAGCCCTTTCCCAAATCCCGCCAAGCCCTCGTGGCCAGCTGTGCTTCATGGGCAGACCAGAAATGCTCAGCTTCCCGGAGacaccccccccttctcctccatctccatgTGCCAGACCTTTGGAGAAACTGCTATTTTAAGCGCGTTGCCGGAGCCTGTCGCCTGTCCCCGGGCATGAGCACAGTCTGCAGCGCTGGGCACGCGTGGCCACCGCGCTGCGGCATCGGAGCCGTGCCCAAGGTCAGAGAGGATCCGGCCGCGGCGCCAGGAATAGCtcggtggggctggaggaggcgggGAAGGAGGAACCCAAAATCCCGGCACACCTGGGGACAGGGTGCTCTGTCCTGACCTTGCCAGTgccggggacagcaggggggcaGGGGGCAAGTAATTTAAGCCACCAGTAATTCATTCTATTTTTTAAGGCGTTAAGCAAGGAGCCCGTGTCCGTGTGACAGCCACGGAGGAGTGGGAGCCTGCAAacactttgtttgtttgtttgtttgttctttttccccaaatcagCTCCTGAATTTGTAACCGGAGCTGACAAAAGCCAAAGGACACGTTTGCAGCTAAGCCGCCGCGGTGTCCCGAGCCGACCCCTGTCCTCGGCGGCTGCTGCCGCCCCAGCGggcgcctggggctgggggaactgggggagAGGAAGCTCTTCCCTTTAAAACCGGGGTGCCTGACCTTGTTTATCCTCCAGAGAAagaggggagctgggagctggcGCTGCAGGGCCCACAGACCCCCCACACCACAGCTGCTGCCCCCCACCACCGCCCCAGGGGGTTCGGTCACCCCCTCCGGGGGACCCTCGCCAGCCCCAGACgcctgcccaccctggggggcTGCCCCGCGCAGCCACGGGCCATCGCTTGCTGCTGGGCTCCGAAGCTCGTTCCATTCCCGAGGGGCTTCTCCAAAGGACCAGGAGCCCAAAGCACCAAGCAGCTTTTGGAGGGATTATCCCGGGGCTGACGGAGGCACCAGCACTCGGGGCACTATCAGCTTAAAGCCACACTGCAACGGAATATTAAGTAGCCTCCAATCACTTGATTAAATGTATCTGAAAGTGTCTTTAATTAAGGGACACGAACAATAAGAGAGCATTTGACCTTGCTAAAATTCACCCCATAAGCTGCAGCACAGGTAAAGCACGGCCACGGACCTTTGCGAGCCACCTTAATTAactctttttaattaaagcaataTTCATTAAGGGCTGTTTGCAGATGGGGCATGGTGGGGCTTTGCTCAGGGCCCAGGACGGAGCTGCGAGGGGCCCGTCCCCCCATTCCCACATCCCCCCGTCCCCAGCGCAGGCGATGCCCTCACCGGTGTTGTGAGCCTCCAGCTGGGAGAGGGAGTTGACGGTCACTTTGCAGGTGGGACAGTAGAGATGCTGTTtgctcttcttcccctccttctcgCTCTCGGGGGCCGAGCTGATGCTGCCGCCCGACTCGGCCGCTGGCGCCTCGGCGGTGGGAGCGGAGGAGGAGGCCACGCTGGTGGCGTCCGAGGTGCCCTCCGACAGCTCGGAGGCCGGGGGGGAGCCCAGGGGGGCCACGTTTCCTGGCAGCTCCGATGGCGAGTCCTCGGCGCCGGCCGGTAGCCCCAGGCTGCTGCACTCACCCTCCTGCTCCGGCAAGCCATTGGCTGGAGCTGGCGGCAGGGGAAGGAAAgcgggaggaaaaaagaaagaaatgggcaGAAAGAGAAAGTTCTCTGTGCTTGAGCGGGTTTTTTGGATTCCAGAGATCACCCTCGTCTCCCCCAAGACCATCTCGGGCACTGCCTGCTCAGAAGCCACAGCTCAGGGGgatctgcctcctgccagccccgtcCCCTGAGCCCTCACCCGGGCACGGGCAGGGGCAGGGAACGCGTCCTCTCCTGCAGCCATCATCTCCCAGGGGCACCAAACCCGCCGTGAGGCTCCTGGGCTGGATTTCCACCCCTTCCCCGCAATGCTGCCCCTGGCCAGGCACGCCGGGGATGCCAGTGGAGCACAAAAGCTCATTTATTAGCGCTCGCGGTGGCATTTATGCCACACTAATCACAGCCCTCCTCAGCCCGAGCAGCAGCCGACCGTGGGATGCTCCGACACGAGGCTGCTGCGGTCCAGGATTTAATCGGGCTCTTGAGGATGCTGCAGCCACTGCAGGGATGTGAACACAAAACACCGCTGTGCCCCCGGGAACCGGCCCCATGGCTCACCCCGCTgagccccctcccgccccccctgCCCGTACCTGTGCCACCgggctccccgctgccctcggggctggggGACAAGTCCCGGCCGGTGGCCACCGCCGCAGCCCCCACCGCCTTCTGCTTGTTCTTCATGGCCTCGATGGCTTTCAGCCTCCGCGCGTGCTTGTGGCCCTTGTAGTGGGCTTCTGCCTGGTtctggggagggagagatgggggTGGCCGCGTCGGTGCTGTGgctggacagacggacggacggacacagGGAGGATGGGTGATGGGGTCAGCCCCGGGCCGCGGTCACTTAGACACGTTTCCAGTGCAGCCACCTCCCCTGCTGACATCCATCCCCAGGGCCACCTCAGAGGTGGTATTTCTGGCCGGGGGCAGCACAAAGCcgctttcctcctcctgccagatCCCTCTGCACACCAACGCATCGAGGCCGAGGTATCACTCTGCTGAGACATCACCGCATTGCACGGCCGAGATAAGGACCCTGCTCTGATTAAATGCATCAAGTCACTCTTAAAAGAAGCTTTCAGGCAAAATTTATGACTTCAGAAGCCTACAATGAATTGCtagctgtaaaaaataaaaataaaaaaaggcggCTGGTGGGGAGGACACGTCCCCCATTGTAACCTAACGGGTGTCTAACACGCAATTTACATTCACGGGCTCCTTCCTCCCAGCGACCGCTGCATAATGAAGTGCACGTTGATGGGTTCATGCCTGCACCAAACtgataaaaacacacacaaaagagaaTCACCCGAACATTTGTGTACTCCGCAGTGGGGGACAATGCCACATTGTCCCCCCAAAACAACTACAGTTTAGCAATTTATGGAAACTAAATCCAATATGAATTAAGACACTGTACCACTGAGCAGCACGGATTAATTTGCGTGGTGTTCTCAGAGGCCGGCTGAGGCATCCCACTCTCGGTAGGAAGAAGCCTCCCGTCCCTCCCCCCACAGCGTTCCAAGGGCTGGGAACGGTGTCCGGGGGTGGGCAGCGCCAGGCGGGTACGTGGGAAAGCCAAGGACCCATCCGAGCATGGGGCCTCATTAGCAAATACAATGAACCCCCCCCAGATAACGGGGCTGGGACGGGGCCGGGCGGCAGCCGAAGTAGGTCACCCGTCACCCCTCCCCGCTCTGTGCAGGAACACGAGTGGCCCACCAGGGTCTGCGCCAGCACGCCCCCTCCCGCAGACGTCAccttgggggggacacgggcatGGGGTGCCCGCGTTGTGGGACTGACAGTCCCGGTGCCGCGCTTCCAGCCGGGATGCCACCAGGAATGGGAAAGCAATGCTTTTTCCCGAGCCATCGGCTGCAGAGCAGGATAATTCAGGGCAGAAACGCCGAGTTCTGCtggcggagcagcccccggctCCACTGATGCAGCTCAGGGCCATCGCCCTGGGGGGGCTCAGTGCTGCCTCACTCCCCCAGGAAGGGATGGTGGAGGCCAGGGGATGCTGCCAGGCCAGCAGCTCCATAGGAAACGCGTGTTCCCAGGCCGGGATGAGCGCGGGAGGCTCCTGCAAGCGGAGCCAGCCCCGGTGAGGGGCTCCGAGGTGCTGCCTGCGTGGAGGAGGCTCTGGCCGCTCCGCTTCCAGCCCCAcaagccccccccccatccctctcctgccagctctgagcAAGAATTCCCTTTCAAACCTTTTTATCAGTTTTTCCCACAAAAGATCAGCTGTGTGCAATTCATTACTGTGGGGATCAATGAatgtttccttcctcccctctacAAGGCGGTTGATTTACTCAGAataaaaggcaggggaaaaa
The Numenius arquata chromosome 23, bNumArq3.hap1.1, whole genome shotgun sequence genome window above contains:
- the ZNF385C gene encoding zinc finger protein 385C; translation: MKRPLSPSHNPESGLRLVEVASCPPGQPEQRMKREKKHQSFTLCEVCNIQLNSAAQAQIHYNGKSHQKRLKQLNKGKMPAAQGPSGHSSPLLASLPIPGRPLHPPLDIKHFLTFRLNGTSPLNLFPNFNTMDPVQKAVISHTFGVPTPLKKKQFISCNICHLRFNSANQAEAHYKGHKHARRLKAIEAMKNKQKAVGAAAVATGRDLSPSPEGSGEPGGTAPANGLPEQEGECSSLGLPAGAEDSPSELPGNVAPLGSPPASELSEGTSDATSVASSSAPTAEAPAAESGGSISSAPESEKEGKKSKQHLYCPTCKVTVNSLSQLEAHNTGAKHKSMLEGHGTQMRRGRGKLLSRAGHKSKRIGNKGSINIQNKAFHCQVCEIYVNSETQLKQHMNSRRHKDRLAGKPPKPKYSPYNKLQKNAALAVSILKSKLALQKHLTKTLATRFLPSPLTTAAICAMPGPLALRPAAATTLFQAPILGPALFRTPPAHVRTTPGPIVFAPY